In one Streptomyces sp. NBC_01241 genomic region, the following are encoded:
- a CDS encoding NADP-dependent succinic semialdehyde dehydrogenase, giving the protein MPIATVNPANGETLRTFDALAEAEIEQKLAAAATAFRQYRTTGFGERAHLLNAAAGHLEEDQQDIARTMTTEMGKPVKAARAEAAKCVKAMRWYAARAEELLADEHPSAADVRDSGASRAYVHYRPLGAVLAVMPWNFPLWQVIRFAAPALMAGNVGLLKHASNVPQTAMYLEGLFRRAGYPAGCFQTLLVGSGAVESILRDRRVAAATLTGSEPAGRSVASIAGDEVKHTVMELGGSDPYLVLPSADVARAARTAVTARVQNNGQSCIAAKRFIVHTEVYDEFAERFTVGMRDLTVGDPLQEATDVGPLSSEQGRTDLEELVDDAVRQGARVLCGGGRPDGLGPELERGWFYAPTILTGITPAMRIHREETFGPVATLYRVEGLDEAVELANDSPFGLSSNVWTRDAEEARRCVRDLEAGGVFFNGMTASHPALPFGGVKRSGYGRELAGHGIREFCNATTVWYGP; this is encoded by the coding sequence ATGCCCATCGCGACGGTCAACCCCGCGAACGGCGAGACCCTCAGAACATTCGACGCGCTCGCGGAGGCCGAGATCGAGCAGAAGCTCGCCGCCGCTGCGACCGCGTTCCGGCAGTACCGCACCACCGGATTCGGCGAACGGGCCCACCTGCTGAACGCCGCCGCGGGCCACCTCGAAGAGGACCAGCAGGACATCGCGCGCACCATGACCACCGAAATGGGCAAACCCGTCAAGGCGGCCCGCGCGGAGGCCGCCAAATGTGTGAAAGCGATGCGCTGGTACGCGGCCCGCGCCGAGGAACTCCTCGCGGACGAGCACCCGTCGGCGGCCGACGTGCGGGACTCCGGCGCGTCCCGGGCCTATGTCCACTACCGCCCGCTGGGCGCCGTCCTCGCCGTGATGCCGTGGAACTTCCCACTCTGGCAGGTCATCCGGTTCGCCGCACCCGCACTGATGGCCGGGAACGTCGGCCTGCTCAAGCACGCGTCCAACGTCCCGCAGACGGCGATGTACCTGGAGGGCCTGTTCCGCCGGGCCGGATACCCGGCGGGATGCTTCCAGACCCTGCTGGTGGGATCCGGAGCGGTCGAGTCGATCCTGCGCGACCGCCGGGTCGCCGCCGCCACCCTCACCGGCAGCGAACCGGCCGGGCGCTCGGTCGCGTCCATCGCCGGCGACGAGGTGAAGCACACCGTCATGGAACTGGGCGGCAGCGACCCGTACCTCGTCCTGCCGTCGGCGGACGTCGCCAGGGCCGCCCGTACCGCTGTGACCGCCCGGGTGCAGAACAACGGCCAGTCCTGCATCGCCGCCAAACGGTTCATCGTGCACACGGAGGTGTACGACGAGTTCGCCGAGCGGTTCACCGTGGGCATGCGCGATCTGACCGTCGGCGACCCGCTCCAGGAAGCCACCGATGTCGGCCCCCTCTCCAGCGAACAGGGCCGCACCGACCTGGAGGAGCTGGTGGACGACGCGGTACGGCAGGGTGCGCGCGTGCTGTGCGGCGGCGGCCGGCCCGACGGCCTGGGCCCGGAGCTGGAGCGCGGCTGGTTCTACGCCCCTACCATCCTCACCGGGATCACGCCCGCCATGCGCATCCACCGCGAGGAGACCTTCGGTCCCGTCGCCACGCTCTACCGCGTCGAAGGACTCGACGAAGCCGTGGAACTCGCCAACGACAGCCCCTTCGGCCTCAGCTCCAACGTCTGGACCCGCGACGCGGAGGAGGCCCGCCGCTGCGTGCGCGATCTGGAGGCGGGCGGTGTCTTCTTCAACGGCATGACGGCGTCCCATCCCGCGCTGCCCTTCGGCGGAGTGAAGCGCTCCGGCTACGGACGGGAACTCGCCGGCCACGGCATCCGCGAGTTCTGCAACGCGACCACGGTCTGGTACGGACCCTAG
- a CDS encoding ATP-binding protein, with translation MTVQLDRHYSVELQVSAERVCQLRRIIAAHLRHWSLELHIRPVCRGVEELLTNVHRHVGDNNNCVVELRWSGRHLTVSVADNGAEMPRLLSTGGGGLSRVMALSDSWGTCRTAEGKVVWFTRYAKEPRTVELVPTAPLPGVLESRRPPAVVPEVAVPETTAASDTAPALV, from the coding sequence ATGACCGTTCAACTCGACCGGCACTACTCGGTCGAACTCCAGGTTTCGGCAGAGCGTGTGTGCCAGCTGCGGCGAATAATCGCAGCGCACCTGCGCCACTGGAGTCTCGAACTCCACATCCGGCCGGTGTGCCGGGGTGTGGAGGAGCTGCTGACCAATGTCCACCGGCATGTCGGTGACAACAACAACTGTGTCGTCGAACTCCGCTGGTCGGGTCGGCATCTCACGGTCTCCGTCGCCGACAACGGTGCCGAGATGCCGCGGCTGCTCAGCACCGGCGGCGGCGGTCTCAGCCGCGTCATGGCGCTGAGCGACAGCTGGGGCACCTGCCGCACCGCCGAGGGCAAGGTCGTCTGGTTCACCCGGTACGCGAAGGAGCCGCGCACCGTCGAGCTGGTGCCGACGGCGCCGCTGCCCGGTGTGCTGGAGTCCCGCCGCCCGCCGGCCGTAGTCCCGGAGGTGGCCGTTCCCGAGACGACGGCGGCGTCCGACACCGCCCCCGCCCTCGTCTGA
- a CDS encoding xanthine dehydrogenase family protein molybdopterin-binding subunit — MSQAPPPLGTPVLRREGRDKVTGTARYAAEHTPPGCLYGRPVPATIARGRVSAIHTDEALALPGVRAVLTHENAPRLKQPDDPILAVLQDDRVPHRGWHIALVVADTLEQARAGAEALRISYEPAGHDVLLTEDHPGLYTPKIVNGDYPAVRERGDADRAFATAPVQVDVTYTLGALHNHPMEPHASTAQWTDDGRLTVHDAGQGSTTVRDSLAIAFGLRPQQVTVVSEHVGGGFGSKGTPRPQAVLAAMAARHTGHPVKIALPRRQMAAVVGHRAPTVQHVRLGAELDGTLTSVTHEVVTQTSTIKEFVEQAAVPTRVMYGSAHSRTAHRVTALDVPSPSWMRAPGETPGLYALESAMDELATALGMDPVELRLRNDPVTEPDSGRPFSSRGLAACLEKGAARFGWYERDARPAVREEGPLLLGTGVAAATYPVYILASSASAHAAPDGSYLIRVNATDIGTGARTVLAQIAASVLETPVENVRIDIGNSELPDAPLAGGSSGTASWGWSVHKASTDLLRQLRERTGPLPAGGLTAFADTEQETSAKSPYARHAFGAHFAEVAVDSRTGEVRVRRMLGVFAAGRILNPRTARSQFTGGMTMGIGMALTESSTMDPAFGDFTESDLASYHVPVCADVPDIEVDWIDEIDPHLNPMGSKGIGEIGIVGAAAAVGNAVRHATGVRLRSLPITPDTLLPYLL, encoded by the coding sequence ATGAGCCAGGCCCCTCCACCCCTGGGCACCCCCGTCCTTCGCCGCGAGGGCCGGGACAAGGTCACGGGCACCGCCCGCTACGCCGCCGAGCACACCCCGCCGGGCTGTCTGTACGGCCGGCCCGTCCCCGCCACCATCGCCCGCGGCCGCGTCAGCGCCATCCACACCGACGAGGCGCTGGCCCTGCCGGGCGTGCGCGCCGTCCTCACCCACGAGAACGCCCCGAGGCTCAAGCAGCCCGACGACCCGATCCTCGCCGTCCTCCAGGACGACCGGGTCCCGCACCGGGGCTGGCACATCGCGCTCGTGGTGGCCGACACGCTCGAGCAGGCCCGCGCCGGGGCCGAGGCGCTGCGGATCTCCTACGAGCCCGCCGGGCACGACGTCCTGTTGACCGAGGACCACCCCGGCCTGTACACCCCGAAGATCGTCAACGGCGACTACCCCGCCGTCCGCGAACGCGGCGACGCCGACCGGGCCTTCGCCACCGCACCCGTCCAGGTCGACGTCACCTACACCCTGGGCGCCCTGCACAACCACCCCATGGAGCCGCACGCCTCCACCGCGCAGTGGACGGACGACGGCAGGCTGACCGTCCACGACGCCGGCCAGGGCTCCACCACGGTCCGCGACAGCCTCGCCATCGCGTTCGGACTCCGCCCGCAGCAGGTCACCGTGGTCTCCGAACACGTCGGCGGCGGTTTCGGCTCCAAGGGCACGCCGCGCCCGCAGGCCGTCCTCGCCGCCATGGCCGCACGCCACACCGGGCACCCCGTCAAGATTGCCCTGCCCCGCCGTCAGATGGCCGCCGTGGTCGGCCACCGCGCACCCACCGTGCAGCACGTCCGGCTCGGCGCCGAACTCGACGGCACCCTCACCTCGGTCACCCACGAGGTCGTCACCCAGACCTCCACCATCAAGGAGTTCGTCGAGCAGGCAGCCGTACCGACCCGGGTCATGTACGGATCCGCCCACAGCCGTACCGCCCATCGGGTGACGGCCCTGGACGTTCCGAGCCCCTCCTGGATGCGCGCACCGGGCGAGACCCCGGGCCTGTACGCGCTGGAATCCGCCATGGACGAACTCGCCACGGCCCTCGGCATGGACCCCGTCGAACTGCGGCTGCGCAATGACCCGGTGACCGAACCCGACTCCGGCCGCCCGTTCAGCAGCCGCGGCCTCGCGGCCTGCCTGGAGAAGGGCGCCGCACGCTTCGGCTGGTACGAGCGCGATGCCCGCCCCGCGGTCCGCGAAGAGGGACCCCTGCTGCTCGGCACGGGCGTCGCCGCCGCCACGTACCCCGTGTACATCCTGGCCTCCAGCGCCTCGGCGCACGCGGCACCCGACGGCTCGTACCTCATCCGGGTCAACGCCACCGACATCGGTACGGGCGCCCGCACCGTACTCGCGCAGATCGCCGCCTCCGTGCTGGAAACCCCGGTCGAGAACGTCCGGATCGACATCGGCAACAGCGAACTGCCCGACGCCCCGCTGGCCGGTGGCTCCTCGGGCACGGCCTCCTGGGGCTGGTCCGTACACAAGGCGTCCACGGACCTCCTGCGACAACTGCGCGAGCGAACCGGCCCGCTGCCCGCCGGGGGACTGACCGCCTTCGCGGACACCGAACAGGAGACATCGGCGAAATCCCCCTACGCCCGGCACGCGTTCGGAGCGCACTTCGCCGAGGTCGCCGTCGACTCCCGTACCGGAGAAGTGCGGGTGCGGCGGATGCTCGGCGTCTTCGCCGCCGGGCGCATCCTCAACCCCCGTACCGCACGCTCCCAGTTCACCGGCGGAATGACCATGGGGATCGGCATGGCCCTGACCGAGTCCAGCACCATGGACCCCGCCTTCGGTGACTTCACCGAGAGCGATCTGGCCTCCTACCACGTGCCGGTCTGCGCCGACGTACCGGACATCGAGGTGGACTGGATCGACGAGATCGACCCGCATCTCAACCCGATGGGCAGCAAGGGCATCGGCGAGATCGGTATCGTCGGCGCCGCGGCGGCCGTCGGCAACGCGGTGCGGCACGCCACCGGCGTCCGGTTGCGCAGTCTCCCGATCACCCCGGACACATTGCTGCCGTATCTGCTGTGA
- a CDS encoding FAD binding domain-containing protein: protein MKPFSYLRARSVEEAVREISAHPGAGFLGGGTNLVDLMKLGVETPDLLIDISRLPLDRVADTDDGGLRIGATVRNSDLAAHPAVRTRYPVLSQALLSGASGQLRNTATTGGNLLQRTRCPYFQDTSKPCNKREPGTGCPAREGVHRDLAVLGHSEHCVATHPSDMAVALAALDATVHLHGADGERTVPAAEFHRLPGDSPHLDAEIRAGELITEVVLPPRPDGAGSLYRKARDRASFAFALASVAAVLSVRDGRIEHAALAFGGLAHRPWRAHTAQDALRGAPATDETFARAVDAELATARPLRDNAFKVGLARSLAVDALTELAADS, encoded by the coding sequence ATGAAACCTTTCTCCTACCTGCGCGCCCGGTCCGTCGAGGAAGCGGTCCGCGAGATCAGCGCCCACCCCGGCGCCGGATTCCTCGGCGGCGGTACCAACCTCGTCGACCTGATGAAGCTCGGTGTGGAAACCCCCGATCTGCTCATCGACATCAGCCGGCTGCCCCTGGACCGGGTGGCCGACACCGACGACGGCGGGCTGCGTATCGGCGCGACCGTACGCAACAGCGACCTGGCCGCCCATCCCGCGGTACGCACCCGCTACCCCGTCCTGTCGCAGGCCCTGCTGTCCGGCGCCTCCGGGCAGCTCCGCAACACCGCCACGACCGGCGGCAACCTGCTGCAACGCACCCGCTGCCCGTACTTCCAGGACACGTCCAAACCGTGCAACAAACGGGAACCCGGCACCGGCTGCCCCGCCCGCGAAGGCGTCCACCGTGACCTCGCCGTACTCGGCCACTCCGAGCACTGCGTCGCCACCCACCCGTCCGACATGGCCGTCGCCCTGGCCGCCCTCGACGCCACCGTCCACCTGCACGGGGCGGACGGCGAACGGACCGTACCCGCCGCCGAATTCCACCGCCTGCCGGGCGACAGCCCCCACCTGGACGCCGAGATCAGGGCGGGCGAACTCATCACCGAGGTGGTCCTCCCACCGCGCCCCGACGGTGCCGGATCCCTCTACCGCAAAGCCCGCGACCGGGCCTCGTTCGCCTTCGCTCTCGCATCCGTCGCCGCGGTGCTGAGCGTCCGCGACGGCCGGATCGAGCATGCGGCGCTGGCCTTCGGCGGGCTCGCCCACCGGCCCTGGCGTGCACACACCGCGCAGGACGCGCTCCGGGGCGCACCGGCCACCGACGAGACCTTCGCCCGCGCCGTGGACGCCGAACTCGCCACGGCCCGGCCCCTGCGCGACAACGCGTTCAAGGTGGGCCTCGCCCGCAGCCTGGCCGTCGACGCGCTGACCGAACTCGCCGCCGACAGCTGA
- a CDS encoding 2Fe-2S iron-sulfur cluster-binding protein, producing MDPSRGRDDGARQPGATGDRSTLTLHINGTEQTLTLDHRTTVLDALREHLDLTGAKKGCDHGQCGACTVIVDGRRANSCLLLAVAHDGARITTVEGLADGDRLHPVQEAFLDRDALQCGYCTPGQICSVVGMLGEAADGFPSQVTARTAPAAAPVPLDAPEIRERMSGNLCRCGAYPRIVEAIEDVAP from the coding sequence GTGGACCCCTCTCGCGGGCGGGACGACGGTGCGCGACAGCCGGGAGCAACCGGTGACCGCTCCACCCTGACCCTGCACATCAACGGAACCGAGCAGACCCTGACGCTCGATCACCGCACCACGGTCCTGGACGCGCTGCGCGAACACCTCGACCTCACCGGCGCGAAGAAGGGCTGCGACCACGGACAGTGCGGGGCGTGCACCGTCATCGTCGACGGGCGGCGCGCCAACAGCTGCCTGCTGCTCGCCGTCGCCCACGACGGCGCCCGCATCACCACCGTCGAGGGCCTCGCCGACGGAGACCGGCTCCACCCCGTCCAGGAAGCCTTCCTGGACCGCGATGCCCTGCAGTGCGGCTACTGCACACCCGGCCAGATCTGCTCGGTCGTCGGCATGCTCGGCGAGGCAGCGGACGGCTTCCCGTCCCAAGTCACCGCGCGCACCGCGCCCGCAGCGGCCCCGGTGCCGCTCGACGCCCCCGAGATCCGCGAGCGGATGAGCGGCAACCTGTGCCGCTGCGGCGCCTACCCCCGCATCGTCGAGGCGATCGAGGACGTGGCGCCATGA